Proteins encoded in a region of the Marinobacter arenosus genome:
- a CDS encoding U32 family peptidase, with protein MMKLSLGPILWFWSRQTVFDFYARAAEWPVDTIYLGETVCSRRRELKADDWFGLARDLRQCGKDVVLSTQTLIESEADLRGLRRICQNGDYLIEANDQSAVQLAAEHGLPFVTGPAMNVYNVSTLKVLAKQGLKGWSLPVELSRDTLQQLIAGLAREGLELPAEVFAWGFLPLAWSSRCFTARHYNLPKDNCEFRCLQHPDGLALRSRESQELFRLNGLSTLSGARYDLMRELPDMAQMGVAGVRLSPEYRGMDEVVRRFDCVRRGQVPEMDPLALVEAPPCDGYWYGRPGMERSG; from the coding sequence ATGATGAAACTCTCCCTCGGACCGATCCTCTGGTTCTGGTCCCGGCAAACCGTATTCGACTTCTATGCCCGGGCGGCCGAGTGGCCCGTGGATACCATTTACCTGGGCGAGACCGTCTGTTCCCGCCGGCGCGAACTGAAAGCCGATGACTGGTTCGGGCTGGCCCGGGATCTGCGCCAATGCGGGAAGGATGTTGTTCTGTCGACGCAGACCCTGATTGAATCCGAGGCGGATCTTCGGGGCCTTCGGCGTATCTGCCAGAATGGTGATTACCTGATTGAAGCCAACGACCAGAGCGCTGTGCAGTTGGCGGCGGAGCATGGGCTGCCATTCGTCACCGGGCCGGCCATGAATGTCTACAACGTGTCGACGCTGAAGGTCCTGGCCAAGCAGGGTCTGAAAGGCTGGAGTCTGCCGGTCGAACTGTCCCGCGATACACTCCAACAACTGATCGCCGGGCTGGCCCGGGAGGGGCTGGAACTTCCGGCCGAAGTCTTTGCCTGGGGCTTCCTGCCGCTGGCCTGGTCATCCCGTTGCTTTACTGCCCGGCACTACAATCTGCCCAAGGACAACTGCGAGTTCCGTTGCCTGCAGCATCCGGACGGATTGGCGCTGCGCTCCCGGGAATCCCAGGAGCTGTTTCGGCTTAACGGCCTTTCCACACTGTCGGGCGCACGTTACGACCTGATGCGGGAACTGCCGGACATGGCGCAGATGGGCGTTGCCGGCGTGCGCCTGAGCCCTGAGTATCGTGGCATGGACGAGGTGGTCCGGCGCTTTGATTGCGTTCGTCGTGGTCAGGTGCCTGAGATGGATCCGCTGGCGCTGGTGGAAGCGCCACCGTGCGACGGCTACTGGTACGGACGGCCGGGCATGGAACGGTCCGGTTAG
- the ubiT gene encoding ubiquinone anaerobic biosynthesis accessory factor UbiT, which yields MNLTLPRSLPGLALYAPLAGQAIALFKETLPSPSPLLESLDRRVPMAVKQLLVEPPLNRLFAGAIAEGDFDEFEGRRIRLEATGGQPGLTLGFWAGRLRVLDGPGEATIRGSVRAFKSLAQRRQDPDQLFFQRRLTIEGDTELGLGLKNLLDSLDWDLRALV from the coding sequence ATGAATTTAACGCTACCACGAAGCCTGCCTGGCCTGGCACTCTACGCCCCGCTGGCCGGCCAGGCTATCGCCCTTTTCAAAGAGACCCTTCCCTCCCCCAGCCCCTTGCTGGAATCCCTCGATCGACGGGTGCCCATGGCGGTCAAACAGCTCCTGGTCGAGCCCCCCCTGAACCGCCTGTTTGCCGGCGCCATTGCCGAGGGCGACTTCGACGAGTTCGAAGGCCGCCGGATCCGGCTTGAGGCCACAGGCGGTCAGCCGGGACTGACGCTCGGTTTCTGGGCAGGGCGACTGAGGGTACTGGACGGCCCCGGGGAAGCCACCATCCGGGGATCCGTGCGGGCCTTCAAGAGTCTGGCGCAACGCCGGCAGGACCCGGACCAACTGTTCTTCCAGCGGCGGCTGACGATTGAAGGCGACACCGAGCTGGGACTGGGGCTGAAAAACCTGCTCGACAGCCTCGATTGGGATCTGCGGGCCCTGGTCTGA
- a CDS encoding Crp/Fnr family transcriptional regulator, which yields MTDTPSPLQNKLLAALSDDARKRIFPKLKLVELSLGDVIYESGQSIEYVYFPVDCIISLLYVMVNGSSAEISVVGNEGMAGVAVIMGGESTPNRFIVQSHGHAYRLPAADLKKEFNNHSEIRIITLRFTQALITQMSQTAVCNRHHSIDQQLCRWLLLSLDRLGKNQLNMTQELIANMLGVRREGVTEAAGKLQKLGVIEYRRGRITVIDRPQLESLSCECYDVVRRENHRLESRGLGI from the coding sequence ATGACTGATACACCCAGCCCACTGCAAAACAAGCTTCTTGCCGCTCTGTCTGATGATGCCCGCAAGCGTATTTTCCCGAAACTGAAACTGGTCGAACTATCCCTCGGGGACGTGATTTACGAATCTGGCCAATCCATTGAATACGTCTATTTCCCCGTCGACTGCATTATTTCACTGCTTTATGTGATGGTGAACGGGTCTTCCGCTGAAATTTCGGTGGTGGGCAACGAGGGCATGGCCGGTGTCGCCGTTATTATGGGGGGCGAAAGCACGCCCAACCGGTTTATTGTGCAGAGCCACGGCCACGCCTACCGATTGCCCGCCGCTGACCTGAAAAAAGAGTTCAACAACCACTCCGAGATCCGCATTATCACCCTGCGCTTTACACAGGCATTGATCACCCAGATGTCGCAGACTGCAGTCTGCAACCGCCATCACTCCATCGACCAGCAGTTGTGCCGCTGGTTGCTGCTATCACTGGACCGGCTGGGCAAAAACCAGCTCAACATGACCCAGGAACTGATTGCCAATATGCTGGGTGTCCGCCGTGAGGGCGTCACCGAAGCCGCAGGCAAACTGCAGAAACTGGGAGTGATTGAGTATCGACGCGGCCGCATCACCGTGATCGACCGCCCGCAACTGGAATCCCTCAGTTGCGAATGCTACGACGTGGTCAGACGGGAGAATCACCGCCTTGAATCCAGAGGTTTAGGGATTTAA
- the narL gene encoding two-component system response regulator NarL, which translates to MSDIPASILLIDDHPLLRQGIKQLIEMEDDMEVVGEANNASDGIRLATEIEPDLILMDLNMPEMSGIEALETLRKQNISSRIIMFTVSDYEDDVVAALRAGADGYLLKDMEPEDMIRQLHQAAVGKMVISERLTTLLAQALRSNKPQQASRPDFDSLTPREKDILRLIAEGLSNKMIARKLDISDGTVKVHVKHLLKKLNLRSRVEVAVWAVEEGLHKA; encoded by the coding sequence ATGTCAGATATACCCGCGAGCATTCTGCTGATTGATGATCATCCGCTTCTGCGCCAGGGCATCAAGCAGCTGATCGAAATGGAAGACGATATGGAAGTGGTTGGCGAGGCCAACAACGCTTCAGACGGCATTCGCCTGGCCACGGAAATCGAGCCGGACCTGATCCTGATGGATCTGAACATGCCCGAAATGAGCGGCATCGAAGCCCTCGAGACACTGCGGAAACAGAACATCAGTTCCCGGATCATCATGTTCACTGTCTCCGATTATGAGGACGACGTGGTCGCCGCGCTGCGCGCTGGCGCTGACGGCTACCTGCTCAAGGACATGGAGCCGGAGGATATGATCCGGCAGCTGCACCAGGCCGCCGTCGGCAAGATGGTGATCAGCGAGCGCCTCACCACACTGCTGGCCCAGGCCCTGCGTTCCAACAAACCGCAACAGGCCTCGCGCCCGGACTTCGACAGCCTGACGCCCCGGGAAAAGGACATCCTGCGACTGATTGCCGAGGGGCTCTCCAACAAGATGATTGCCCGCAAACTGGACATCAGCGACGGCACCGTGAAGGTGCACGTGAAGCACCTGCTGAAAAAGCTGAACCTGCGCTCACGGGTGGAGGTTGCTGTCTGGGCCGTGGAGGAAGGCCTCCACAAGGCCTGA
- a CDS encoding nitrate reductase subunit alpha, which yields MSHLIDKLNYFRKKREPFANGHGETHDVSRDWEDSYRKRWQHDKIVRSTHGVNCTGSCSWKIYVKNGLVTWETQQTDYPRTRADLPNHEPRGCPRGASYSWYMYSANRLKYPLMRKHLMKLWRSAKAQHNDPVEAWASIVEDPKKTAEYKPRRGMGGFVRSSWDEVNELIGASNVYTAKQHGPDRIIGFSPIPAMSMVSYAAGSRYLSLIGGVCMSFYDWYCDLPPASPQTWGEQTDVPESADWYNSGYIIAWGSNVPQTRTPDAHFFTEVRYKGTKTVAITPDYAEVSKLSDEWLNPKQGTDAALGMAMGHVILKEFHVDKPSEYFTDYVRRYTDMPYLVMLEAKDDGSYVPGRFLRASDLVDGLGEENNPEWKTIAIDEASGELTAPNGSIGYRWGEKGKWNLKQTAKGADVNLQLSMVEKHDEVVDVAFPYFGGIEHDHFQHVEIKDILKHKLGTRKVQLADGSEGRVVTVYDLMVANYGISRGLGDDDGATAYDEVKPYTPAWQEKITGVPAEKVIRIAREFADNADKTKGRSMVIVGAGMNHWYHMDMNYRGLINMLIMCGCIGQSGGGWSHYVGQEKLRPQTGWQPLAFGLDWQRPPRHMNSTSFFYAHSGQWRYEKLGVDEILSPLADKSKFGGSLIDYNVRAERMGWLPSAPQLNRNPLGIAAEADKAGMEVADYVAQSMKDGSLAFASEDPEAPQNHPRNLFIWRSNLLGSSGKGHEYMLKYLLGTTNGLQGKDLGHEGGAKPEEVKWHDEAPEGKLDLLVTLDFRMSTTCLYSDIVLPTATWYEKNDLNTSDMHPFIHPLTAATDPAWEARSDWEIYKGIAKSFSKAAEGHLGVEKDVVTLPLLHDAPAELGQPFDVKDWKRGECDLIPGKTAPSFITVERDYPNTYARFTSLGPLMDKLGNGGKGISWNTEKEVNFLKELNYTHIDGANAGRPKIESAIDAAEVILTLAPETNGQVAVKAWAALSEMTGLDHTHLATNKEEEKIRFRDIVAQPRKIISSPTWSGLEDEHVSYNAGYTNVHELIPWRTLTGRQQFYQDHEWMRAFGESLLVYRPPINTKAVGSMLNQRSNGNPEKALNWITPHQKWGIHSTYSDNLLMLTLSRGGPIVWLSEDDARDMGIEDNDWIELFNANGAIAARAVVSQRVMPGMVMMYHAQERIVNVPGSEITGTRGGIHNSVTRVCPKPTHMIGGYAQYSYGFNYYGTVGSNRDEFVVVRKMHNVDWLDGEGNDTVQEAVK from the coding sequence ATGAGTCATTTGATCGACAAGCTGAACTACTTCAGGAAGAAGCGCGAGCCGTTCGCCAACGGACACGGTGAAACCCACGATGTCTCCCGCGACTGGGAAGACAGCTACCGCAAGCGCTGGCAGCACGACAAGATCGTGCGCTCCACCCACGGCGTCAACTGCACCGGTTCGTGCAGCTGGAAAATCTACGTCAAGAACGGTCTGGTCACCTGGGAAACCCAGCAGACCGACTACCCCCGTACCCGTGCCGACCTGCCCAACCATGAGCCTCGCGGCTGTCCTCGCGGCGCCAGCTACTCCTGGTACATGTACAGCGCCAACCGGCTGAAGTACCCGCTGATGCGCAAGCACCTGATGAAGCTCTGGCGTTCTGCGAAAGCCCAGCATAACGATCCGGTCGAAGCCTGGGCCTCGATTGTCGAAGACCCCAAGAAGACCGCCGAGTACAAGCCTCGCCGTGGCATGGGCGGCTTCGTGCGTTCCAGCTGGGACGAAGTCAATGAGCTGATCGGTGCGTCCAACGTCTACACCGCCAAGCAGCACGGTCCGGACCGCATCATTGGTTTCTCTCCGATTCCCGCCATGTCGATGGTGTCCTACGCCGCCGGTAGCCGCTACCTGTCGCTGATCGGTGGCGTGTGCATGAGCTTCTACGACTGGTACTGCGACCTGCCGCCGGCCTCGCCGCAAACCTGGGGCGAGCAGACCGACGTGCCCGAGTCCGCCGACTGGTACAACTCCGGCTACATCATCGCCTGGGGCTCCAACGTACCCCAGACCCGGACCCCGGATGCGCACTTCTTCACCGAGGTTCGCTACAAGGGCACCAAGACCGTCGCCATCACCCCGGACTACGCGGAAGTGTCCAAGCTGTCCGACGAGTGGCTCAACCCGAAGCAGGGCACCGACGCGGCACTGGGCATGGCCATGGGCCACGTGATCCTCAAGGAGTTCCACGTCGACAAGCCCAGCGAGTATTTCACCGACTACGTACGCCGCTACACCGACATGCCGTACCTGGTCATGCTTGAGGCGAAGGACGACGGCAGCTATGTGCCGGGCCGGTTCCTGCGCGCCAGTGACCTGGTGGATGGCCTGGGGGAAGAGAACAACCCCGAGTGGAAAACCATCGCCATTGATGAAGCCTCCGGCGAGCTCACCGCGCCCAATGGCTCCATCGGCTACCGCTGGGGTGAGAAGGGCAAGTGGAACCTGAAGCAGACCGCCAAGGGGGCGGACGTCAATCTGCAGCTGTCGATGGTCGAGAAGCACGACGAGGTTGTCGATGTTGCCTTCCCGTATTTTGGCGGCATCGAGCACGACCATTTCCAGCACGTCGAGATCAAGGACATCCTCAAGCACAAACTGGGTACCCGCAAGGTGCAGCTGGCGGACGGCTCCGAAGGTCGCGTGGTTACCGTCTACGACCTGATGGTCGCCAACTACGGCATCAGCCGTGGCCTGGGTGACGACGACGGCGCGACGGCCTACGACGAAGTGAAGCCCTACACGCCGGCCTGGCAGGAAAAGATCACCGGCGTGCCCGCCGAGAAAGTGATTCGCATCGCCCGTGAGTTCGCCGATAACGCCGACAAGACCAAGGGCCGATCCATGGTCATCGTCGGGGCCGGTATGAACCACTGGTACCACATGGACATGAACTACCGCGGCCTGATCAACATGCTGATCATGTGTGGCTGCATCGGTCAGAGCGGGGGTGGCTGGAGCCACTATGTCGGCCAGGAGAAACTGCGTCCGCAGACCGGCTGGCAGCCACTGGCGTTTGGCCTGGACTGGCAGCGTCCGCCGCGGCACATGAACTCCACCTCCTTCTTCTACGCCCACTCCGGTCAGTGGCGCTACGAGAAGCTCGGTGTGGACGAGATTCTGTCGCCGCTGGCAGACAAATCCAAATTCGGCGGCAGCCTGATCGATTACAACGTGCGTGCCGAGCGCATGGGCTGGTTGCCCTCCGCGCCTCAGCTCAACCGTAACCCGCTGGGCATTGCGGCCGAGGCGGACAAGGCGGGCATGGAGGTGGCGGATTACGTGGCGCAGTCCATGAAGGATGGTTCCCTGGCCTTCGCCAGCGAGGACCCGGAAGCGCCCCAGAACCACCCGCGCAACCTGTTCATCTGGCGCTCCAACCTGCTGGGTTCGTCCGGCAAGGGCCACGAGTACATGCTGAAGTACCTTCTGGGTACCACCAATGGCCTGCAGGGCAAGGACCTGGGCCATGAGGGTGGCGCCAAGCCGGAAGAGGTGAAATGGCACGACGAGGCGCCGGAAGGCAAGCTCGACCTGCTGGTCACCCTGGACTTCCGCATGTCCACCACCTGTCTGTATTCCGACATCGTTCTGCCGACGGCCACCTGGTACGAGAAGAACGACCTGAATACCTCCGACATGCACCCGTTCATCCACCCGCTGACCGCCGCCACCGATCCGGCCTGGGAAGCCCGCAGCGACTGGGAGATCTACAAGGGCATCGCCAAGTCTTTCTCGAAAGCGGCCGAGGGCCACCTCGGTGTCGAGAAAGACGTGGTGACCCTGCCACTGTTGCACGACGCGCCGGCCGAGCTGGGCCAGCCGTTTGACGTGAAGGACTGGAAGCGGGGCGAGTGCGACCTGATCCCGGGCAAGACCGCCCCCAGCTTCATCACCGTGGAGCGGGACTACCCGAACACCTACGCCCGTTTCACCTCGCTTGGCCCGCTGATGGACAAGCTGGGTAACGGTGGCAAGGGCATCAGCTGGAACACCGAGAAGGAAGTGAACTTCCTCAAGGAGCTGAACTACACCCACATCGACGGTGCCAACGCGGGTCGACCGAAGATCGAGTCCGCCATCGATGCGGCGGAAGTGATCCTGACCCTGGCACCGGAAACCAACGGCCAGGTGGCGGTCAAAGCCTGGGCCGCGCTGTCTGAGATGACCGGCCTGGACCACACCCACCTGGCCACCAACAAGGAAGAGGAGAAAATCCGCTTCCGGGACATCGTGGCGCAGCCGCGCAAGATCATCTCCAGCCCGACCTGGTCTGGCCTGGAAGACGAGCACGTGTCCTACAACGCCGGATACACCAACGTCCACGAGCTGATCCCCTGGCGCACCCTGACCGGTCGCCAGCAGTTCTACCAGGACCACGAGTGGATGCGCGCCTTCGGTGAAAGCCTGCTGGTGTACCGGCCGCCCATCAACACCAAGGCCGTCGGCAGCATGCTCAATCAGCGCAGCAACGGTAACCCGGAGAAAGCGCTGAACTGGATCACGCCGCACCAGAAGTGGGGCATCCACAGCACCTACAGCGACAACCTGCTGATGCTGACCCTCTCCCGCGGTGGTCCCATCGTGTGGCTGAGCGAGGATGACGCCAGGGACATGGGCATCGAGGACAACGACTGGATCGAACTGTTCAACGCCAACGGCGCCATTGCGGCCCGGGCCGTGGTGAGCCAGCGGGTGATGCCCGGCATGGTGATGATGTACCACGCCCAGGAGCGGATCGTGAACGTGCCCGGATCGGAAATCACCGGCACCCGGGGTGGCATCCACAACTCGGTCACCCGGGTCTGCCCGAAACCGACCCACATGATCGGCGGTTACGCCCAGTATTCCTACGGGTTCAACTACTACGGCACCGTCGGCTCCAACCGCGACGAATTCGTGGTGGTGCGCAAGATGCACAACGTCGACTGGCTCGATGGCGAAGGCAATGACACTGTTCAGGAGGCTGTAAAATGA
- a CDS encoding MFS transporter, which yields MTADWEREEDRLTSLAVVLPLALMGFVIASGCWTLFAVAGVHVRAELALTSLQFGFLLAMPMAVSAFLAIPAGLAAQNVGARRVMLVCLAGLALCMMVLLVTRSYVGYLVAAGGLGLAGGFYSAGLQFVTSHCRPARLGLVLGVFGSGVTGAGFNYYLVPLFHEAFSWRGVALAYLVALLLILALMVMLTSSDDAGADAGSPVRLGRRFATTALNRRWQVCAFFGVVAGSFFALALWLPDYLSSQFRLDVQAGARLSQWFVVPGALAQIVGGALSDRYGSAAVISRSLVACLISLFVLSYPPMTLFIRGGETIIELEFALPLLVEALFVVALGLALGCAMGSLQRLAILGSGSSAAPVAGLLLVGACSVAFLLPVIFGAVNHWLGIRTAVFMILFALLAGCLWMFARDRRHRERRSFLHRGI from the coding sequence ATGACGGCTGATTGGGAGCGTGAGGAGGACCGGCTGACCTCGCTGGCCGTTGTCCTTCCGCTTGCGCTGATGGGGTTTGTTATTGCATCCGGCTGCTGGACATTGTTTGCGGTGGCCGGCGTGCACGTGCGGGCGGAGTTGGCGCTGACCAGTCTCCAGTTTGGCTTCCTGCTGGCGATGCCCATGGCGGTCAGTGCCTTCCTGGCGATCCCCGCCGGGCTGGCGGCACAGAACGTCGGAGCGCGCCGGGTCATGCTGGTTTGCCTGGCGGGGTTGGCGCTCTGCATGATGGTTCTGCTGGTGACGAGGAGTTATGTCGGGTACCTGGTGGCTGCGGGCGGGCTAGGCCTCGCCGGTGGCTTTTACAGCGCCGGCCTGCAGTTTGTTACCAGCCATTGTCGGCCCGCGCGCCTGGGGCTTGTGCTGGGGGTTTTCGGAAGTGGGGTGACCGGCGCCGGCTTCAATTACTACCTGGTTCCGTTATTTCACGAGGCCTTTTCCTGGCGGGGGGTTGCCCTGGCGTACCTGGTGGCACTGCTCCTGATTCTGGCCCTGATGGTGATGCTGACGTCGTCGGACGACGCCGGCGCGGACGCCGGTTCCCCGGTCAGACTGGGTAGGCGGTTTGCGACCACCGCGCTGAATCGCCGCTGGCAGGTCTGTGCCTTTTTCGGCGTGGTTGCGGGCAGTTTTTTTGCCCTGGCACTCTGGTTGCCCGACTATTTGTCCTCCCAGTTCCGGCTGGACGTCCAGGCCGGTGCCCGGTTGTCGCAGTGGTTCGTGGTGCCGGGGGCGCTGGCTCAGATCGTGGGCGGTGCGCTGTCAGACCGGTACGGGTCGGCCGCCGTCATCAGCCGATCGCTGGTGGCCTGTCTGATCTCCCTGTTTGTGCTTTCCTACCCGCCGATGACGTTGTTCATCCGGGGCGGCGAGACCATCATTGAACTGGAGTTCGCGTTACCCCTGCTCGTCGAGGCCCTGTTCGTGGTGGCGCTGGGGCTTGCCCTCGGCTGTGCCATGGGCAGTCTGCAGCGGCTGGCGATTCTGGGCAGCGGCTCTTCCGCGGCCCCGGTGGCCGGGCTGTTGCTGGTCGGCGCCTGCTCCGTTGCCTTTCTGCTGCCGGTGATTTTCGGCGCCGTGAACCACTGGCTCGGTATCCGCACCGCGGTGTTCATGATTCTGTTTGCCCTGCTGGCCGGCTGCCTGTGGATGTTCGCCCGGGACCGCCGCCATCGTGAGCGCCGGTCCTTTCTCCACCGAGGGATATGA
- a CDS encoding histidine kinase, whose protein sequence is MKSRTSLVNRLSVVVGAVVMTALVSMAATLAVSKSIEGNATAINQAGALRMGAFQLLSRAAGSRDHERDNQAFQALTETYMARLVNVGITQAIPDNTEHPLARQYQSILDTWQAELQPALKNHEPGSLVSARLISATDTYVREVDQLVTMLEERTEARIDLLHLIQIISLAFSILIILALFIDLKNRVLRPLRKLVDIADAVRQHDFSHKAQLRGSDELAQLGDAFDQMTSELALTYHELEERVRTKTDELEKSNAALQLLHTASHGLFANHDLCDGAVPMLQQLEQLLGIGPIQIYLHDRDSSQPIQAVTTATRERPFYCRDHHCNACLVQPEQYEDLPIENNDGRRLLLPIRTPGHLLGTLEVWYPVDMELSPTARQLLETLSDQLATAIFLERQITEEQQLTLAEERTVIARELHDSLAQSLSYLKMQVARLRRLNITGEQEATHEAILDELSMGLNSAYRQLRELLTTFRLKLDTPDLSSALKHTVEEFSERLGKPVQLVYNLPPNTLSPNEEIHTLQIVREGLANAVKHADASEVEVDIIFESPKVKARIRDNGKGLPDGDQPINHYGMVIMQDRARTLGGQVRVQNREEGGVEVSLSFIPKSRNLIPTEVSSA, encoded by the coding sequence ATGAAATCCAGAACATCTCTCGTAAACCGGCTCTCGGTTGTGGTCGGAGCCGTTGTAATGACCGCTCTGGTGAGCATGGCCGCGACCCTCGCCGTGTCCAAAAGCATCGAAGGCAATGCAACGGCCATCAATCAGGCCGGGGCACTCCGGATGGGGGCCTTTCAGTTACTGTCGCGGGCGGCTGGCTCCCGCGACCATGAACGTGACAACCAGGCTTTCCAGGCGCTGACCGAGACGTACATGGCGCGCCTAGTTAACGTTGGTATTACCCAGGCCATACCCGACAACACCGAGCACCCGTTGGCCCGGCAGTACCAGTCGATCCTCGATACCTGGCAGGCTGAGCTGCAACCCGCCCTGAAAAATCATGAGCCCGGATCGCTGGTGAGTGCCCGGCTGATTTCCGCGACGGACACCTACGTTCGCGAGGTGGACCAGCTGGTCACCATGCTTGAAGAGCGCACGGAGGCCCGGATCGATCTGTTGCACCTGATCCAGATCATCAGTCTCGCGTTCTCCATCCTGATTATTCTCGCCCTGTTTATTGACCTGAAAAACCGGGTGTTGCGGCCCCTGCGAAAACTCGTCGACATCGCCGATGCCGTCCGGCAGCACGACTTTTCTCATAAGGCACAATTGAGAGGCTCCGATGAACTGGCTCAGCTTGGCGATGCCTTCGACCAGATGACGAGTGAGTTGGCCCTGACCTATCACGAGCTGGAGGAACGCGTCCGGACCAAAACCGACGAGCTGGAGAAGAGCAACGCGGCCTTGCAGCTCCTTCATACCGCCAGCCATGGCCTGTTCGCCAATCACGACCTGTGCGACGGCGCCGTGCCCATGCTCCAGCAACTGGAGCAGTTGCTCGGTATTGGTCCGATCCAGATCTACCTTCATGACCGGGACTCTTCCCAGCCCATTCAGGCCGTCACCACCGCGACCCGGGAGCGCCCCTTCTATTGCCGGGACCACCATTGCAACGCCTGCCTGGTGCAACCCGAGCAGTACGAAGACCTCCCGATTGAGAACAATGACGGCCGCCGCCTGTTGCTGCCCATCCGCACCCCCGGTCACCTGCTGGGGACACTGGAGGTCTGGTACCCGGTTGATATGGAGCTGTCACCGACCGCCCGCCAACTGCTGGAAACCCTGAGCGATCAACTGGCCACTGCCATCTTCCTCGAGCGGCAGATTACCGAGGAGCAGCAGCTGACCCTGGCGGAAGAACGCACGGTGATCGCCCGGGAGCTGCACGACTCACTGGCGCAGTCGTTGTCCTACCTGAAGATGCAGGTAGCGCGCCTGCGCAGGCTCAACATCACCGGCGAGCAAGAGGCGACCCACGAGGCCATCCTGGATGAACTCAGCATGGGCCTGAACAGCGCCTACCGGCAACTGCGTGAGTTGCTGACCACCTTCCGGCTGAAGCTGGACACCCCGGATCTGTCGTCCGCGCTCAAACACACCGTTGAAGAGTTTTCAGAACGGCTCGGCAAGCCGGTGCAACTGGTCTACAACCTGCCACCGAATACGCTGTCGCCCAATGAGGAAATCCATACCCTCCAGATTGTCCGGGAAGGGCTTGCCAACGCCGTAAAGCATGCCGACGCCAGCGAAGTTGAAGTCGATATCATCTTCGAATCACCGAAAGTGAAAGCCCGGATCCGTGATAACGGCAAGGGCCTGCCCGACGGCGACCAGCCCATCAATCATTATGGAATGGTCATCATGCAGGATCGCGCCCGAACACTGGGTGGGCAGGTACGGGTACAGAACCGGGAGGAAGGCGGTGTGGAAGTGTCATTGTCTTTCATCCCGAAAAGCCGGAACCTTATCCCGACCGAAGTCTCCAGCGCCTGA
- the ubiU gene encoding ubiquinone anaerobic biosynthesis protein UbiU yields the protein MELVCPAGSLPALKTAVDHGADAVYFGFRDSTNARQFAGLNFNDQRAAEGLEYAHQHGARVFCAINTYPQPDGWEHWKSAVDRAAALGVDAIILADMGLLDYAANTYPHIPRHLSVQGSATSYEALRFYKKTFDIRRAVLPRVLSLDQVRGVAKHSPVELEVFAFGSLCIMAEGRCYLSSYLTEESPNTRGACSPARAVRWQETSGGLESRLNDVLIDRYSPGESAGYPTLCKGRFEVEGNVYHAIEEPVSLNTLDLLPELQALGISAVKIEGRQRSPAYIADVARTWRQALDLASARPDAFEVDPTWNRTLAGLSEGGLTTLGAYHRKWK from the coding sequence ATGGAACTCGTCTGCCCCGCCGGGAGCCTGCCGGCGCTGAAGACCGCGGTCGATCACGGTGCTGATGCGGTCTACTTCGGTTTCCGGGACAGCACCAACGCCCGACAGTTTGCCGGCCTGAATTTCAACGACCAACGCGCTGCCGAGGGCCTCGAATACGCGCATCAACACGGTGCCCGGGTGTTCTGTGCCATCAATACCTATCCTCAGCCTGATGGCTGGGAACACTGGAAGAGTGCCGTCGACCGTGCGGCAGCCCTGGGCGTGGACGCCATCATCCTCGCGGATATGGGCCTGCTGGACTATGCAGCCAACACGTACCCGCATATCCCACGGCACCTTTCTGTGCAGGGCTCGGCCACCAGCTACGAAGCCCTCAGATTCTACAAGAAGACCTTTGATATACGTCGGGCGGTCCTGCCCCGGGTGCTGTCCCTGGATCAGGTGCGGGGCGTAGCGAAACACAGCCCGGTTGAGCTGGAGGTCTTTGCCTTCGGCAGCTTGTGCATCATGGCCGAGGGCCGCTGCTATCTGTCGTCCTATCTCACGGAAGAATCGCCCAATACGAGGGGCGCCTGCTCCCCGGCCAGGGCCGTGCGTTGGCAGGAAACGTCCGGGGGTCTGGAATCACGGCTCAACGACGTGCTGATCGACCGCTACAGCCCGGGCGAATCAGCCGGCTATCCGACCCTGTGCAAGGGACGATTTGAAGTGGAGGGCAACGTCTACCACGCCATCGAGGAGCCGGTGAGCCTGAACACCCTGGATCTGCTGCCCGAGTTGCAGGCCCTGGGGATCAGTGCGGTCAAGATTGAGGGGCGTCAGCGCAGTCCCGCCTACATTGCCGACGTGGCCCGAACCTGGCGCCAGGCGCTGGACCTGGCGAGTGCCCGCCCGGACGCCTTTGAGGTGGACCCGACCTGGAACCGGACCCTGGCCGGTCTGTCCGAAGGCGGCCTGACGACGCTCGGTGCCTATCACCGTAAATGGAAATAG